The following proteins are co-located in the Macadamia integrifolia cultivar HAES 741 chromosome 3, SCU_Mint_v3, whole genome shotgun sequence genome:
- the LOC122074087 gene encoding extensin-like isoform X1: MRRQGGNWGSMASLAVTLLLVVLSLSLPFETTANYYYYHSPPPPKKSPPLPSPPRYHYKSPPPPPPVHKYPPLAPPKPPHKPPLPPLAPPKPPHKPPSPPPTPVYKYKSPPPPPPVHKYPPLAPPKPPHKPPLPPLAPPKPPHKPPSPPPTPVYKYKSPPPPPPVHKYPPLAPPKPPHKPPLPPLAPPKPPHKPPSPPLAPPKPPHKPPLPPLAPPKPPHKPPLPPLAPPKPPHKPPHKPPTPVYKYKSPPPPPPKPVYKYMSPPPPPPKPVYKYKSPPPPPPKPVYKYMSPPPPPPKPVYKYMSPPPPPPKPVYKYKSPPPPPPKPVYKYMSPPPPQPKPVYRYKSPPPPPPSPPKAPCKPPTPVYKYKSPPPPPTVHKPRPPHYLYTSPPPPHHY, from the coding sequence ATGAGAAGACAGGGAGGCAATTGGGGTTCAATGGCGTCCCTCGCTGTCACTCTTCTACTGGTGGTGTTGTCTCTCAGCTTGCCGTTCGAGACCACTGCAAACTACTACTACTACCACTCTCCTCCACCACCCAAGAAATCTCCCCCTCTACCCTCTCCTCCTCGTTACCATTACAAGtcgccaccaccacctccaccagtGCATAAATATCCTCCACTAGCACCACCTAAGCCACCACACAAGCCACCCTTACCTCCTCTAGCACCACCTAAGCCACCACACAAGCCACCCTCACCACCACCAACCCCTGTTTACAAGTAtaaatcaccaccaccacctccaccagtGCATAAATATCCTCCACTAGCACCACCTAAGCCACCACACAAGCCACCCTTACCTCCTCTAGCACCACCTAAGCCACCACACAAGCCACCCTCACCACCACCAACCCCTGTTTACAAGTAtaaatcaccaccaccacctccaccagtGCATAAATATCCTCCACTAGCACCACCTAAGCCACCACACAAGCCACCCTTACCTCCTCTAGCACCACCTAAGCCACCACACAAGCCACCCTCACCTCCTCTAGCACCACCTAAGCCACCACACAAGCCACCCTTACCTCCTCTAGCACCACCTAAGCCACCACACAAGCCACCCTTACCTCCTCTAGCACCACCTAAGCCACCACACAAGCCACCACACAAGCCACCAACCCCTGTCTACAAGTACAaatctccaccacctccaccaccaaaaCCGGTCTACAAGTACATGtctcctccacctccaccaccaaaaCCGGTCTACAAGTACAaatctccaccacctccaccaccaaaaCCGGTCTACAAGTACATGtctcctccacctccaccaccaaaaCCGGTCTACAAGTACATGtctcctccacctccaccaccaaaaCCGGTCTACAAGTACAaatctccaccacctccaccaccaaaaCCGGTCTACAAGTACATGTCTCCACCACCTCCACAACCAAAACCGGTCTACAGGTACAAGTcgccaccacctccaccaccatcaccaccaaaGGCACCTTGCAAGCCTCCCACTCCAGTCTACAAGTACAAGTCGCCACCTCCGCCGCCAACAGTTCACAAGCCACGTCCACCACATTACCTTTACActtcacctcctcctcctcaccaCTACTAA
- the LOC122073069 gene encoding serine/threonine-protein kinase ATG1t-like isoform X1: MVKYEGMEDETMDISSEFGIATVGEYILKGKVGEGPQSIVWKGQHRFSGEEVAVKQIDLSKLNRNLRCCLDCELNFLSSVSHPNIIRLINVFEVEACIYLVLEFCAGGNLASFLRKNGRIQESIVRRFTLQLGAGLQVLRAHHIIHRDLKPENILLSTPDSDAVLKISDFGLSRILHPGDSVETVCGSPMYMAPEVLQFQKYDEKVDMWSIGAILFELLNGYPPFRGRNNVQLLQNINKTACLPFSQLVLPGLHPDSIDICKRLLCKNPVNRLSFDEFFYHEFLRR; the protein is encoded by the exons ATGGTGAAGTATGAAGGGATGGAGGACGAGACTATGGATATCTCGTCTGAGTTTGGAATAGCCACGGTTGGGGAGTATATCTTGAAAGGGAAAGTAGGAGAAGGTCCCCAATCGATCGTCTGGAAGGGGCAGCACCGATTCAGCGGGGAAGAGGTGGCAGTGAAGCAAATCGATCTCTCGAAGTTGAACAGAAACCTCAGGTGTTGCTTGGACTGCGAGCTCAACTTCTTGTCCAGTGTCAGTCACCCCAATATTATTCGCCTTATAAACGTTTTTGAG GTTGAAGCGTGCATATACCTGGTCTTGGAGTTCTGTGCAGGGGGTAATCTAGCTTCTTTCCTTCGGAAGAATGGGAGGATTCAAGAATCAATTGTCAGAAGATTTACACTGCAGCTTG GAGCTGGTTTGCAAGTTCTGCGAGCCCACCACATTATCCATCGTGATTTGAAACCTGAG AATATTCTCCTCTCTACCCCTGACAGTGATGCAGTATTAAAGATTTCTGATTTTGGTCTCTCAAG AATTTTACATCCAGGTGACTCTGTTGAGACTGTTTGCGGGTCCCCTATGTACATGGCTCCTGAAGTTCTGCAATTCCAAAAATATGATGAGAAG GTTGATATGTGGAGCATTGGTGCAATTCTTTTCGAGCTTTTGAATGGGTACCCACCTTTTCGTGGGAGGAATAATGTGCAG CTGCTACAGAACATTAACAAGACTGCATGCTTGCCATTTTCTCAGCTCGTCCTCCCTGGATTGCACCCAGACTCGATAGATATTTGTAAAAGATTACTTTGTAAAAATCCAG TGAATCGTTTGTCCTTTGATGAGTTCTTCTACCACGAATTCTTGAGAAGATAA
- the LOC122073069 gene encoding serine/threonine-protein kinase ATG1t-like isoform X2 translates to MVKYEGMEDETMDISSEFGIATVGEYILKGKVGEGPQSIVWKGQHRFSGEEVAVKQIDLSKLNRNLRCCLDCELNFLSSVSHPNIIRLINVFEVEACIYLVLEFCAGGNLASFLRKNGRIQESIVRRFTLQLGAGLQVLRAHHIIHRDLKPENILLSTPDSDAVLKISDFGLSRILHPGDSVETVCGSPMYMAPEVLQFQKYDEKVDMWSIGAILFELLNGYPPFRGRNNVQLVLPGLHPDSIDICKRLLCKNPVNRLSFDEFFYHEFLRR, encoded by the exons ATGGTGAAGTATGAAGGGATGGAGGACGAGACTATGGATATCTCGTCTGAGTTTGGAATAGCCACGGTTGGGGAGTATATCTTGAAAGGGAAAGTAGGAGAAGGTCCCCAATCGATCGTCTGGAAGGGGCAGCACCGATTCAGCGGGGAAGAGGTGGCAGTGAAGCAAATCGATCTCTCGAAGTTGAACAGAAACCTCAGGTGTTGCTTGGACTGCGAGCTCAACTTCTTGTCCAGTGTCAGTCACCCCAATATTATTCGCCTTATAAACGTTTTTGAG GTTGAAGCGTGCATATACCTGGTCTTGGAGTTCTGTGCAGGGGGTAATCTAGCTTCTTTCCTTCGGAAGAATGGGAGGATTCAAGAATCAATTGTCAGAAGATTTACACTGCAGCTTG GAGCTGGTTTGCAAGTTCTGCGAGCCCACCACATTATCCATCGTGATTTGAAACCTGAG AATATTCTCCTCTCTACCCCTGACAGTGATGCAGTATTAAAGATTTCTGATTTTGGTCTCTCAAG AATTTTACATCCAGGTGACTCTGTTGAGACTGTTTGCGGGTCCCCTATGTACATGGCTCCTGAAGTTCTGCAATTCCAAAAATATGATGAGAAG GTTGATATGTGGAGCATTGGTGCAATTCTTTTCGAGCTTTTGAATGGGTACCCACCTTTTCGTGGGAGGAATAATGTGCAG CTCGTCCTCCCTGGATTGCACCCAGACTCGATAGATATTTGTAAAAGATTACTTTGTAAAAATCCAG TGAATCGTTTGTCCTTTGATGAGTTCTTCTACCACGAATTCTTGAGAAGATAA
- the LOC122074416 gene encoding G-type lectin S-receptor-like serine/threonine-protein kinase LECRK3, with translation MASYTFVFLLLSALYISAVVAAQQRSSNIGLGSSLSPSSTNSSSSWLSPSGTFAFGFYPKGNGFAIGIWFAQITQHTVVWTSNRDDPPLSRNATLLLTSDGRLILQDTPQGKEKSIADDSQSASWASMLDTGNFVLYNSTGKIIWQSFDSPTDTLLPGQRLVSGKELFSSVSETDHSTGIFMLSMQSDGNLVQYPNENPQTNSKAYWASGTYGQSDNVTLNLDDDGHLYLLNNTGFTIYNLFAGKPTNRTVFYRVAIDVDGIIRVYSIIMNQKNKLWSINWESPINKCEPKGICGFNAYCTLLNQTAICNCIPGFSFKDESLHSLGCELKINNEGYRNNTMSMLENTVWEEDLYYAILSSKTERDCKEACLADKYCEATSFQDQKCRKLSFPLRYGRRTLDRPTTPIFVKVSM, from the coding sequence ATGGCGTCCTATACCTTTGTGTTTCTACTACTCTCTGCACTTTACATTTCTGCAGTAGTAGCAGCTCAACAAAGATCATCCAACATTGGTTTAggatcttctctctccccttcctcaaccaattcatcatcatcatggcTATCTCCTTCTGGTACATTTGCCTTCGGATTTTATCCAAAAGGAAATGGGTTTGCCATTGGAATTTGGTTTGCCCAAATAACTCAACACACAGTCGTATGGACGTCAAACAGAGACGATCCACCTTTGTCTAGAAATGCCACATTGCTCCTTACCAGTGATGGAAGGTTGATCCTGCAAGACACACCACAAGGCAAAGAAAAATCTATTGCAGATGATTCCCAATCTGCCTCTTGGGCTTCCATGCTTGACACTGGCAATTTCGTTCTATATAATTCAACTGGAAAGATCATTTGGCAAAGTTTTGATTCCCCTACTGATACCCTTCTTCCAGGTCAACGTCTAGTCTCAGGGAAGGAGTTGTTCTCTAGTGTATCAGAAACCGATCACTCCACTGGAATATTTATGCTCAGCATGCAATCAGACGGCAACCTTGTTCAATACCCAAATGAAAATCCACAAACAAATTCAAAAGCATATTGGGCATCAGGTACGTATGGTCAAAGTGACAATGTGACATTAAATCTTGATGATGATGGTCACCTGTATTTGCTTAATAATACTGGTTTCACTATATATAATCTATTCGCCGGTAAACCTACCAACCGGACGGTTTTTTACCGCGTGGCTATCGATGTTGATGGGATCATTAGAGTCTATTCCATTATTATGAATCAGAAGAATAAGCTTTGGTCGATCAACTGGGAATCCCCGATCAATAAGTGTGAACCCAAGGGAATTTGTGGGTTTAATGCTTATTGTACTCTCCTGAATCAGACAGCCATATGCAACTGTATTCCTGGTTTCAGCTTCAAAGATGAGAGTCTCCATAGTTTGGGTTGCGAGCTAAAGATAAACAATGAGGGCTATAGAAACAATACAATGTCTATGTTGGAGAACACTGTATGGGAAGAAGATCTTTATTATGCAATTTTATCATCCAAGACTGAAAGAGATTGCAAAGAGGCTTGTTTGGCAGATAAGTATTGTGAAGCTACGTCGTTTCAAGACCAAAAGTGCAGAAAACTGTCTTTCCCATTGAGATATGGAAGAAGAACACTGGACAGACCCACCACCCCAATTTTTGTTAAAGTTAGCATGTAG
- the LOC122074087 gene encoding extensin-like isoform X2, with amino-acid sequence MRRQGGNWGSMASLAVTLLLVVLSLSLPFETTANYYYYHSPPPPKKSPPLPSPPRYHYKSPPPPPPVHKYPPLAPPKPPHKPPLPPLAPPKPPHKPPSPPPTPVYKYKSPPPPPPVHKYPPLAPPKPPHKPPLPPLAPPKPPHKPPSPPPTPVYKYKSPPPPPPVHKYPPLAPPKPPHKPPLPPLAPPKPPHKPPSPPLAPPKPPHKPPLPPLAPPKPPHKPPLPPLAPPKPPHKPPHKPPTPVYKYKSPPPPPPKPVYKYMSPPPPPPKPVYKYKSPPPPPPKPVYKYMSPPPPPPKPVYKYMSPPPPPPKPVYKYKSPPPPPPSPPKAPCKPPTPVYKYKSPPPPPTVHKPRPPHYLYTSPPPPHHY; translated from the exons ATGAGAAGACAGGGAGGCAATTGGGGTTCAATGGCGTCCCTCGCTGTCACTCTTCTACTGGTGGTGTTGTCTCTCAGCTTGCCGTTCGAGACCACTGCAAACTACTACTACTACCACTCTCCTCCACCACCCAAGAAATCTCCCCCTCTACCCTCTCCTCCTCGTTACCATTACAAGtcgccaccaccacctccaccagtGCATAAATATCCTCCACTAGCACCACCTAAGCCACCACACAAGCCACCCTTACCTCCTCTAGCACCACCTAAGCCACCACACAAGCCACCCTCACCACCACCAACCCCTGTTTACAAGTAtaaatcaccaccaccacctccaccagtGCATAAATATCCTCCACTAGCACCACCTAAGCCACCACACAAGCCACCCTTACCTCCTCTAGCACCACCTAAGCCACCACACAAGCCACCCTCACCACCACCAACCCCTGTTTACAAGTAtaaatcaccaccaccacctccaccagtGCATAAATATCCTCCACTAGCACCACCTAAGCCACCACACAAGCCACCCTTACCTCCTCTAGCACCACCTAAGCCACCACACAAGCCACCCTCACCTCCTCTAGCACCACCTAAGCCACCACACAAGCCACCCTTACCTCCTCTAGCACCACCTAAGCCACCACACAAGCCACCCTTACCTCCTCTAGCACCACCTAAGCCACCACACAAGCCACCACACAAGCCACCAACCCCTGTCTACAAGTACAaatctccaccacctccaccaccaaaaCCGGTCTACAAGTACATGtctcctccacctccaccaccaaaaCCGGTCTACAAGTACAaatctccaccacctccaccaccaaaaCCGGTCTACAAGTACATGtctcctccacctccaccaccaaaaCCGGTCTACAAGTACATGtctcctccacctccaccaccaaaaCCGGTCTACAA GTACAAGTcgccaccacctccaccaccatcaccaccaaaGGCACCTTGCAAGCCTCCCACTCCAGTCTACAAGTACAAGTCGCCACCTCCGCCGCCAACAGTTCACAAGCCACGTCCACCACATTACCTTTACActtcacctcctcctcctcaccaCTACTAA